The following coding sequences are from one Eptesicus fuscus isolate TK198812 chromosome 7, DD_ASM_mEF_20220401, whole genome shotgun sequence window:
- the LOC103301250 gene encoding nuclear nucleic acid-binding protein C1D-like — protein MAEEINEDYPAEIREYLSAFENSIGAIDDMLKTMMSVSRNELLQKLDPREQAKVDLVSAYTLNSMFWVYLATQGVNPMEHPVKQELERIRVYMNRVKEITDKKAAKLDNGAASRFVKNALWEPKPKNASKVASKGKSKK, from the coding sequence ATGGCAGAAGAAATTAATGAAGACTATCCAGCAGAAATCCGTGAGTATTTATCAGCATTTGAGAATTCCATTGGTGCTATAGATGACATGCTGAAGACCATGATGTCTGTTTCTAGAAATGAGTTGTTACAGAAGTTGGACCCACGTGAACAAGCAAAAGTGGATTTAGTTTCTGCTTACACATTAAATTCAATGTTTTGGGTTTATTTGGCAACTCAGGGAGTTAATCCTATGGAACACCCAGTAAAGCAGGAACTGGAGAGAATCAGAGTATACATGAACAGAGTCAAGGAAATAACTGACAAGAAGGCTGCCAAGCTGGACAATGGTGCAGCTTCAAGATTTGTGAAAAATGCCCTCTGGGAACCAAAACCTAAAAATGCATCCAAAGTTGCcagtaaaggaaaaagtaaaaaataa